From Misgurnus anguillicaudatus unplaced genomic scaffold, ASM2758022v2 HiC_scaffold_31, whole genome shotgun sequence:
AagaaaaatgatcattttagaattattttgcaaatcaactctacatttattagaatatataataaatgttcatttaaaaacatactttattcttttatttttataagtatatgcattctttaggaaggatttaaatagaatacaatcccgtttttatttgtgtattttctAATATATAGTGAGGTGTCCGTATTTGTGTTTAAATGCAGGACGTCACATTATTCTGTTCAGTTTGTTTAGTTTTGTGAGGAAAGGATctggaaatgtgcagatgtgaaggTGTGTTGTTTGTAAGTTTTACAGGAATTGTCACTGCTTCCACAAAAgcgcatatgacaaaaacaCTTGGACAGTGTGTGAAATAGTATTACAATAAGGTAAAAGTGCCCATAATGACCAATAATAGTGTTGAAATCACGGTGACACTTAACTTACCGCTAAGTGTTGTTTCAGGTTGGAGGTTCCTTTACGCTGAGATGTCATTTCGTTTTGGTGCACAAAGCATGATCGCGTTATGAAACTTTTCTTTTAGACCTTTTGAAGTGAAAACATAGAGCGAACTTGAGGCCACGCGTGATCTGCGTCCAATAGCTCGCAAATTTGTTTTTATCTACGCGCATCTCTGACGTGCGCTAAAGTAGCCACCTCTCGCAATGCACGCAGCCTCTCCAACGTATCGCGAGACTTTCGAACAATGCATAtaaactagtgctgggcaaagattaatcgcgattaatcgcatacaaaataaaagtgatttttttgcataatatatgtgcatgtactgtgtctaattattgtgtatatttaaccacacacacattcatatattcatttcagaattgttttacttatatataatttttttaaatttatttttaacatacactctaaaaaaataatccgttaaaaaacggataatgtcctggcagaaaattaccggtaccttttccgttatgtttacagacatttccgtttattcaaaaactgaacattctgtagatttatagaacactgtccgtagatttacagaacattttccgtaacctttagggacacttcaatctgcctatTAAACGCAACAATgatgacaatcaacaacaaagcttcatgccgcaatgcatgctgggtaccaggattgtagaaagctctttcttaacatttactctcaccattgttgagatttgtatccgaAGTGTTGAtatctctgaagcaaaaaccacagcTGACACATTTTTAGCCATCTTATTCAATACAGTGTCTTATTAGATCAGCATAGAGTGTCACTCTTACACATTTCAGctcatcatttttattttatcatttcatatttaaatgtaaggCAGCATAACATTAAAACAACTAAGCATTTTTGACATCATAGACAATTCTCCTtcctcaagcaacaaacaagttgtaattgctacaagcaaaaacactgtGAGGAGAGTCAGTTCTGTGACggtcaagggacaaaagcctaactaaaggaacaccaatcaccatagtggtgacttcaaattaatctaaaacaaacacaaactgtagatttaatgtgataaattttgtggtaaatatccatttgacttacacgtcacgtcagaaagaagagttaggcttgtttgagatgcagCTTGCCTTGCCTGAAATTCAGACGAGAGCAGACGGCTGCAGTGAGGGGAGGAGTGAAAAAAGAGCTTTTAAGTCAGACACTTCACCAATCTCGCAGTCCAGTCGACTACAAACGTCAGCATAGGCAGAGATCACGTTCGCGTATTTTATCGTGGATTAAATAGATGCAacttaaataccaataaattcATTTACATAAAGATGTTTATAAGGAGAATCAACGAAGGTGAACTGTTCCTTACTGGAAAAGGTTACTTAGTAAATGTTGGGATGAATAAATCTAAGTGTAGTGGTAATACAAATTCACAGTACAAATAAATCAACACCAATACAGAAGTTTACAggaattcataaaaaatataaatgtcatagtaaagaacaattgaattaatataaaaactactaCAGGAATTAGAGTTTTTCGAATTAACAAGTCATCAGCTGACATAACATGGCCAATGAGCATTAAGCTGTGTCGTCAGCAAGTCTTTTCCCATCGTGCTTTTCGTCAACGCAGACGGTGGAGAGCAACTGCGCTCGGCTGTAGAATCCGACGAGCCCGCCTCTCCATCGCGAGAGTTAGTTTGCACACGTCAGcgtgacatcagagcaagtcGGACGTAAGTCGGACACTTTTCTAACCGACATGCATCTTGCGCGGATCACCGGTGATCGATTCTGCGCAGAATTTgctcatctcaaacaagccttttgtctactaaatcacatgtgtcgatgctggaatagttgagcatttgtatcttgttctgacagcatttgtttagaagttaaacatcatccatgttagacaataactctgcaagcaagttgtaattttaggtttcaaacagagatggtgatagagaggcaaaagtgaaagattgcagcaggtgttattgcacccataatgcaacatgttattaaaaaaacggataaatgcccgtaaaacataaatacggaaaattccttcatatttatacagtactttgtccgtttttttacggattttttttagagtgtagtacttttaaagtaaaatttcaAGATGGGtacttttactcttactcacTCGTACTATTTTTACTCACGTACATTTCTAgggaaaaaactgtacttttacttcgctacatttggTGGCGTTACTCCGCTTCTGTCAAAgggtaataattaatgaatattaatataaaaaaaagtttatattacactctaaaaaaaatccgtaaaaaaacagacaaagtactgtgtaaatatgaaggaattttccgtatttatgttttacaggcatttatctgttttttttaataacatgttgcattatgggtacaaTAACCCCTGCtacaatctttcacttttgcctctctatcaccatctctgtttgaaacctaaaattacaacttgcttgcagagttattgtctaacatggatgatgtttaacttctaaacaaatgctgtcagaacaagatacaagtgttaaactattccagcatttacacatgtgatttagtagacaaatcttctttctgatgtgacgtgtaagtcaaatggatatttaccacaacatttatcacattaaatctccagtttctgtttgttttagattcatttgaagtcaccactatggtgattagtgttccctttagttaggcttttgtcccttgaccttccAGAACTGATTCTGCTCTTTTagcattgcaacagtgtttttgcttaaagcaattacaacttatttgctgCTTGAGGAAGGAGAATTGTCTATGATGTCAAATAAGCttagttgtttttatgttatgctgcctaacatttaaatatgaaatgataaaataagaataatgaACTGAAATGTATAAGAGTGAGACTGTATGctgatctaaaaacacactgtattgAATAAGATGGCTGAAACTGTGTCAGTTGTGGTTTTTGCTTTagagacatcaacactttggatacaaatctcaacaatggtgagagtaaatgttaagaaagAGCTTTCTACAaccctggtacccagcatgcattgcggcatgaagctatgttgttgattgtcaccattgttgcgtttcatagccggattgaagtgtccctaaaggTTACGGAAAATGTTCCGTAAATCTACGGACAGTGttctataaatctacagaatgttcagtttttgaataaacggaaatgtctgtaaacataacggaaaaggtaccagtaattttctgccaggacattatccgtttttttacggattatttttttagagtgtagttacCCAAACATTTTACTCAAGTTAATGTaacaaagtaaatgtaattcgttattACCCACCTCTGTGTATCTGAACAGTTGGACTGGATCTCTCCAAATCAACCGAATCCAAACTGAAGACACTGGACTATATAAACTGGAGATCAAGAGCAGTGGAGGATCAAAATACAAGACATTTAATGTTACTGTCAGCGGTGAGTACTTCATGTCATCATCCTTATATGGGTTCAGTGTCTAGTATTTatattcttcttattattattattattatatgtttattgtGCAATAATAAGCTCTACAAGTAAAGAAATCTAAGATGAAGTTTATAAAGTGATGTGTTTGTTTCTGTGACAGATAAAGTGGAGTCAGTATCAGCATTGGAGGGAGAAACTGTCACTCTGGAAACTCGATCAAGTCCACATTCAGATGATGTGACCGAGTGGAGGTTTGAAGGATCTCTCATATTTAAAGAGGAAAGAATGCTTGATCCCCATCCAGATTATTATCATGATgagagattcagagacagacttaaaatgcattcgTCCGGATCTCTCATCATCATGAAGTTCAAATCTGAAGACTCTGGATTTTATGATGTAAACATCAAAAGCAAATATGGCATCCTTCACAAGAGATTCAGTCTTACTGTCACTGGTGAGCAGTTTTTTAGATAAAGTTTGCTAAGATATTAAACAGAAGATTAGGTGAAGATGTGTCActgttttaatctttgacatgaacaTCATGTCTTCTTTGACTATTGCAGGATCCAGTCCGAGGTCACACCAGGTGAAGATTGGTCCAGGATTGTTTGTAGTAGTGATCATGTTGGTCATAGTCCTGGTATATTAGCCTGCTATAGGAGGTGTAAGTAACACGAATATAGAAAAATGAATGAGATCcatgaacattaaaacaagtcgacCTCATACAGTATATAACTTCAAACACAGCTTACGATCTACAGCTGAAGTTATCAGTTATTAATCTGCAAAACTAAAGATGTGAGATTTtttcaaatagattttattataaatattagtCATTTGGTTTTGGGACCATGTATGGTGTAGGGCAAGATTGTGCAAAGGTTGCAAAGTTTTTAAATCCAGGTGAAGGGAACTATGTGCATGAAAAATAAAGCAGTCAAAATCAATACTCAGTTCCCATTAGGGTTGCAAAGGGGCAGAAAGTTTCCGGTGAATTGagaaatatatacaaaatatgtaTGCATGATGACAAATGTATAGTGCATGTTTAAGAAGGAAACATAATATTACATAAGATTGTATTAGCAGTTTATTAGAGTAGAGAGGAAACATATGTATTTGAAAGAATAATGCACTTGTAAAAGATATAAAAGAATGTGTTATCATCAAGGTGGGATGACTTACAGGCATATTGAAGAAGACTGCGGCGCAGAAGAGCTTGAAGACGAAGAACAAAGGCATGGGAAAGATTTTATAGAGACCATTAAAGACGTTTCCTGAGAAATGTAATGTTTCAGGGAAATCTTGCAACATGTGGATGAACTTAATTAGATTCTGGACCCGTTCCAAATCTCCAATGTCGGTCAGCCTGAAGCATTCGCTTTGATTTGGGTTTTTAGCTGTAGaccttttatttagttttttttacttgatttgGAAAAGATCTTATTGTAATACTACCaaattgtattaataaaaattatacttttataAAAGACAATAACAGGTCTGCTGctttaacactgcaaaaattactttcttatttacttttttttgtcttgttttaagtacaaataattaaaaattcttaaatcacaATGCACTTTCTTGATGACTAATTTGCTTACCATATTGGCATTGTCATGGTAGAGAACGGAGGCCAAAACCAATTCTATACAGTGGCTAAAAGTGGTGCTTTTAACTGCccatcaaatgaaagaaaataataaaaatacatggatataaatatatgtatagTATAAAATGGACTAAAGTTTTGTATGGGACACAATTAATTGGAAAAAAgcaaattatattatataggtTTTATTGGAACATACAAACATGCAAACAGAAACAAAAATCTCAAAGGAAATTTAGTAAAAATAAATTGGTTGGTTATTTGTTAATCCTTTTTAGTAgtaatttttgtattatttattctCCTGGGCCTTTGCCAAACCTCTTTAAATTCTTTCCAATTTTGAGCTTTAGTTTACAATGCAAacctagcctgggtgccagccgatcttagccccgcccacaagattttgagaacgggaagatcggtctggggtttctgcgttgaggagctactatgctagacccaaagctggtcgaaccaatcaaattgtcagggcgggctttatacactctaaaaaaataatccgtaaaaaaacggataatgtcctggcagaaaattaccggtaccttttccgttatgtttacagacatttccgtttattcaaaaactgaacattctgtagatttaaAGAACACTGTccgtagatttacagaacattgtCCGTAACCTTTAGGCacacttcaatctgcctatgaaacgcaacaatggtgacaaccaacaacaaagcttcatgccgcaatgcatgctgggtaccaggattgtagacaactctcttaacatttactctcaccattgttgagatttgtatccaaagtgttgatgtctctGAAGCAAAAGCCTCAGCTGACAAATTTGCAGCCATCTTATTCAATACAGTGTCTTATTAGATCAGCATAAATTGTCACTCTTATACATTTCTGttctttattcttattttattatttcttatttaaatgttagggagcataacataaaaacaactaaGCTTATATGACAACATAGACAATTCTCTTAcctcaagcaacaaacaagttgtaattgctacaagcaaaaacattgTTGTAATGCTAAAAGAGCAGAGTCAGTTCTGTGAGGGTCAAGAgacaaaagcctaactaaagggaacactaatcaccatagtggtTACTTCAAAtcaatctaaaacaaacacaaactgtagatttaatgtgataagtgttgtggtaaatatccatttgacttacacgtcacgtcagaaagaagatttgtctactaaatcacatgtgtcGATGTTGGAATAGTTGAGCatttgtatcttgttctgacagcatttgtttaggagttaaacatcatccatgtttAGAAagtaactctgcaagcaagttgtaattttaggtttcaaacagagatggtgatagagaggcaaaagtgaaagattgcagcaggagttgttgcacccataatgcaacatgttattaaaaaaacagataaatgcctgtaaaacataaatacggaaaattccttcatatttacacagtactttgtccgtttttttacggattttttttagagtgtacgatgatggacagataatcaacagaaACGTAATGAACCACCATAGACCATAGACCgggtgtgttgaatggctgccgctgtagaattcagatgtttggattctgacattgagtctattttaaaagatatcgacatagcattgattttaaaagaggaacagagaaacatGAGCAGGGcattttgttgatgttttgctgtccttcctacgggattcgtcaaaagttggtcgcaactgaaatgggtaacattatcacggcgatgcaactcggcgtgtacgacgagatggatatattTATcagtcgttgccagcttcttttcggaagcccggaatcgtga
This genomic window contains:
- the LOC129454255 gene encoding uncharacterized protein, with protein sequence MDSAQSITLTRTFPYVAHGDLRFLGKHATCFHIEVWLDRENVMDRVIFFCFVLLLDGAFGADVSVSVMKRDHVTLPVKSDEIKGASKLEWKFNDNIIASFNVQVNNLMAEAQYPDGRFKDRLYLQSWTGSLQINRIQTEDTGLYKLEIKSSGGSKYKTFNVTVSDKVESVSALEGETVTLETRSSPHSDDVTEWRFEGSLIFKEERMLDPHPDYYHDERFRDRLKMHSSGSLIIMKFKSEDSGFYDVNIKSKYGILHKRFSLTVTGSSPRSHQVKIGPGLFVVVIMLVIVLVY